The Zingiber officinale cultivar Zhangliang chromosome 9A, Zo_v1.1, whole genome shotgun sequence genome window below encodes:
- the LOC122021676 gene encoding glutamine synthetase nodule isozyme-like, translating to MALLTDLINLNLSDYTEKIIAEYIWVGGSGTDLRSKARTLPGPVTDPSQLPKWNYDGSSTGQAPGKDSEVILCPQAIFKDPFRKGNNILVMCDCYTPQGEPIPTNKRYNAAKTFSNSIVEAEETWFGIEQEYTLLQKDVNWPLGWPIGGFPGPQGPYYCAAGADKAFGRDVVDAHYKACLYAGVKISGVNGEVMPGQWEFQVGPCAAISAGDHLWIARYILERITEITGVVLSLDPKPIPGDWNGAGAHTNYSTKSMRSDGGYEVIKEAIHKLGLRHKDHISAYGQGNERRLTGRHETADIDTFVWGVANRGASIRVGRDTEKSGKGYFEDRRPASNMDPYVVTSMIAETTLLWQPN from the exons ATGGCTTTGCTCACAGATCTCATCAACCTCAACCTCTCCGACTACACTGAGAAGATCATCGCTGAGTACATATG GGTAGGTGGTTCTGGCACTGACCTGAGGAGCAAAGCAAGG ACACTGCCAGGCCCTGTGACTGATCCCAGCCAACTTCCCAAGTGGAACTACGATGGCTCAAGCACAGGCCAAGCTCCTGGAAAGGACAGTGAAGTGATTCTCTG TCCCCAGGCGATCTTCAAGGATCCTTTCAGGAAGGGCAACAACATCCTA GTAATGTGCGATTGCTACACGCCACAAGGTGAGCCAATCCCGACAAACAAAAGATACAACGCTGCCAAGACATTCAGCAACTCCATTGTTGAAGCAGAAGAAACTTG GTTCGGGATAGAGCAAGAGTACACTCTCCTTCAGAAGGATGTGAACTGGCCTCTTGGATGGCCAATTGGTGGATTTCCTGGTCCTCAG GGTCCTTATTACTGCGCCGCTGGTGCTGATAAGGCTTTCGGGAGGGACGTAGTTGATGCTCACTACAAAGCATGCCTTTATGCAGGCGTCAAGATCAGTGGCGTCAACGGGGAGGTCATGCCTGGTCAG TGGGAGTTTCAGGTAGGTCCTTGCGCTGCCATCTCTGCCGGTGATCATCTGTGGATTGCTCGGTACATACTCGAG CGCATTACAGAAATAACTGGAGTGGTGCTTTCTCTCGATCCAAAGCCAATTCCG GGCGATTGGAATGGCGCTGGTGCTCACACAAACTACAG CACCAAGTCCATGAGGTCTGATGGAGGGTATGAAGTCATCAAGGAAGCAATTCATAAACTTGGGCTGAGGCACAAAGACCACATATCTGCCTATGGACAAGGCAACGAGCGCCGCCTCACCGGCCGACATGAAACTGCTGATATCGACACCTTCGTTTGG GGAGTTGCTAACCGGGGAGCATCCATTCGAGTCGGTCGTGACACCGAAAAGTCTGGCAAAG GGTACTTTGAGGATCGAAGGCCAGCTTCCAACATGGATCCATATGTTGTCACTTCCATGATCGCAGAGACTACCCTCCTTTGGCAACCAAATTAA